In Actinoplanes lobatus, the DNA window CGCCGTCTTCCCCGAAACTGGCCCCGCTTCCGTCCTCCGACTCGTCGACCGTGATCTGCCGCTGGCCGCCGCCGGGGAGGTCCGCGTCCGGATCGTTCTCTCCGCGGTGAACCCCACCGACACCGGCACCCGGGCCGGTCGCGGGGTGCCGGACGGGGTGGCCCCACCCCGGGTGCCGAACCAGGACGGCGCCGGTGTGGTCGACGCCCTCGGCGAGGGCGTCTCCGATCTCGAGCCGGGCGACCGGGTGTGGGTGTGGGACGCCGGGTACGGCCGCGCGAACGGCACCGCCCAGGAGTACCTGGTGCTGCCCCGCCACCAGGTGGTTCGGATGAACGACGACGTCCCGTTCGAGGTCGGCGCCGATCTGGGCATCCCGGCGCTCACCGCGCACCGCTGCCTCACCCTCGTCGCCGACGGCCCGGCCCGGCTGGCCCCGGGCGCGCTGGACGGCCGGACCGTGCTGGTCGCCGGTGGCGCGGGCGCGGTCGGCAACGCGGCCATCCAGCTCGCCAAGTGGGCCGGCGCCACCGTGCTGACGACGGTCAGCTCGAAGGAGAAGGCGGCCCTCGCGCTGGCCGCCGGCGCGGACGCGGTGATCGACTACCGGGAGGAGGACGTCGCGGCCCGGGTCCGGGAGTTGAGCCCGGGCGGCCCGCACGTGATCGTCGAGGTGAACACCGCGAACCTCGACCTCGACCTGGACGTGATCGCCCCGGGCGGAAACATCGCCATCTACGTGGGCGGGAAGTTCAGTGTGCCCAGCTTCAAGGCGATGCTGAAGAACGTCAGCCTCGACTTCGTGCTCACCTACACGACCTCGCCGGAGGAGAAGGCGAACGCGGTGGCGGCGGTCGCCGAAGCGGCCAACGCGGGCGCCTTCCGGGTCGGCGAGGAGGCCGGGCTGCCGATCATCCGGTTCCCGCTGGACCGGGTCGCCGAGGCGCACGAGGCCGTCGAGAACCATGCCGTCGGCAAGGTCGTCATCGAGGTGACCGCTCCCTGAGCAGGCTGTCCGCCACCCGTTCGACGCCCCGGCCGTCCACCGCGGCCCATCCGTGGACGGCCAGGGCGGTCCGGTCGCCCGGGTTCAGCAGCAGCCGGCGCAACGTGGTCACCGCCTCCCCGCCCAGCTCCCCGAGACGTCCCAGGCCGGCCGCGTAACCGCGGGCGACGGTCCGTTCGTACCCCCGGATCTGGTTGTCGACGACCCAGACCAGCGCGGCGGCCCGGCCCAGGCACAGCAGCTCCCAGGTCGACGTGCCGCTCGCGCTGACCACCAGATCGGCGTCGGCGAGCAGTTCGGGCAGGCGGTCGGTCGGTTCGATGACGTGCAGGGTCTGGCCCTCGCCGGGCCGGACCGCGAGCAGTTCGGTGCGCAGCCCGTCGTCGGCGGCGATCACGGTGGCGTCGAAGGGCGCCGCGGTCCAGGCGAGCAGTCGCGCCACCTGCGGCGCGGCACGGTAGGCGTCGGTTCCGCCGAAGAACGCGACAACCTTGGGCGTACGGGCATTCGAGTGCACCGGCGCGGCGGACGGCCGTAACCGCCGCACCGAGGCACGCAGCAGCGCGTAGTCCAGCCCGGCCAGCCGCACGTCCCCGATGTCGAGGGCGGCGTCCAGGTTCTGGTCGACGTAGATGTCCGCGTCCTGGCCGCGCGGGTCACCGTCCACGATGGCCAGCACGGTCCGGCCGGTGCGGCGGACCGCCCGGCTGTGCGACGGCGGCAGTGTGTACGAGTCCACCACCAGCGCGTCCAGGTTCAGCCGTTCGGCCGCCGCGACCAGTCCCACCTCGTCGTAGGGCGCCGGATGCCAGGGCAGCCCGCGCTGGTCGAGCTGCGCGGCGGCCCACTCCAGCCCGCCCAGGTCGCTGAGGAAGTGCACGTCCACCCCGCGGGCGGTCAGCTCCTCGGCGAGCGCCACGCACCGCACCAGGTGGCCCACCCCGGTACGCGGTCCGGCGTCACACCGGATCCCGATGCTCGTCACGCCTGCTCCAGCTCCTTCTGCCGGACGTGCGCGTTCAACTCGGCCAGCTCGGGACGGTTGCCCAGCCACGTCGCGATCGACGAGACCGAGGTGGGCGCGTCGCCGAAGTGGTCGACGATCGCCTCGATCAGACGCCAGTCGTCCTCGGTGTCCAGGGTGAGCCGCAGGTGCGACAGGTCCGGCAGCACGGTCAACCCGATCACGTCGAACTCGGCGGGGTGGGTGTAGACGTACGACGTCACGTGGGTGCGGTGGTGGTCGTACGCCAGCTTGTCGATCTCCTTGAGGACCGCCGCCCGGACCACCTCGACGTCCAGGCCGCGCGGCAGGGTCCGGGTGATCGACGTGGTCAGGTAGTCCGCCCCGGCCGCCTCGAACACCCGGTACGCCCGGGCGACCAGCCGCGGGTCGAGCAGCGGGCAGTCCGCGGTGAACCGCATGACGTGCTCGGCCGACCGGGTCTCCAGCACCCCGAGGAACCGGGTGAGCACGTCGTCGACCGGTCCGCGGTAGCAGTCCACCCCGATCGCCGCGCATTCGGCGGCGACCGCGTCGTCGTCCGGCTCGACCGTGGTCGCCACGACGAGGTCGTCCAGGACACCGCTCTCCCGGGCGGCGCGGACCACCCGGTCGAGGACGGTCCGGCCGCCGAGGTGGCGCAGCACCTTGCCGGGCAGCCGGGTGGAGCCCATCCGGGCCTGAATGATGCCGAGCGTCGTCATTGCGTTCCTCTGTTCCGGATCCGGTTGCGGGCCGCCCGGGCGATGCCGAGGCCCGCCTTGGCGGCGCGAAATCCCAGGGAGCCGCTGAACGCGGCGATCTGCACCTTGGCGCGGCCCAGTTCGGCCTCGCGTTTGCCGAGTTCCGCCTCGTAGAACCGGACGCGGTCCTCGGCGTCGGCCAGCCGGCGGCGCACCGCGTCGAGCTGTTCCTCGTGTTGCCGCCGGATGTCCGGCAGCTCGTCGCCGGACACCGGTGCCGGCGTCGGCGCGGTGGTCAGCCCGGCCGCCCCGGCGAGCACGTCGGTGAGCCGGGCGACGTCGGTGACCCCCGGCCACGGGTGGTGGTAGCCGCCGGTGGCCAGCGTGTGCGCGAAGCGGGCCAGCGCGTCCGCCCGGTCCGGCGCCGACGGGTCCAGCCGGGCGTACCGGTCGCCGTCCACCAGCACGTTCCCGGCGGGCACGTTCGGCAGTCCGGTCATCCAGCCGGTGAGCAGCCGGCGCAGGCCCGGCAGGTCGTGCCCGAGCGCGGCGGTGAGCAGCCGCTCCTCCAGCAGCCGGCCGGACGGCAGCGGCCCGGTCAGCTCCTCGGGGCCCTGCACGGCCCGGCGCGACCAGGAGCCGTCCGGGCTCTTCACCAGCTCGGTGAGCGCGCCGCCCGGGCCCGCGATCAGTGCCGGCGGGAGCGGGACGACCTGGCCCGGGCGGGTGGCGAGCTGGGCGACGGCCAGCCAGCCGGGCGCCAGCTCGGCGCCGAGACCGCGGCGCACGGCCGCGGCGGCCAGCCGGCGGGGATCGCTCAGGACAGACCTTTCCCGGTACGCCGGAGCGACCGCCGCCGAAGCCAGGGCGGACAGCGCGTCCAGTGGCCCGTAGCGGAATGTTTCCGGGGTGGCCAGCAGGGTGGGCCGTTCGGGCAGCGGCCAGACCGCGGCCAGCCCGGCGACCGGCAGCCCCTCGGCGCCGAGTGCGGCGGCGAGCCGGTCCGGGCGGCCGGGTGCGCTGCCGAACTCGCCGAGCGGAGACCAGGCGTCACCGGTCCGGGCCGCAGTCGGGGTGCCCGGATCGACCAGGCGGTGTACGCCCAGCTCGTTTTCCACGGCGATCAGCAGCGTGCCGCCGGGACGCAGCGCTCGTTTGAACACCCGGACCGATTCCGCCCAGTCCAGCTGCGGGCCCTCCGGTGAGCAGAGTCGGCCCGCGCCGTCCAGGGCGATCACCGTGTCGTACCGGTCGGTGTCGGTGAGCTTGGAGAGGTCGCCGCAGACCACCCGTACGTCCCGGGTGGTCACCTGCTCGGCGTCCGGCCGGGAGCGCAGCAGCAGGGTGACCTCGCGACGGTCGGCCACCGCCCGGATCAGCGCCTCGTGGTGCGGGCCGGCGATCAGCACCCGGATCCCGGTGGGTAGGTGGTCGATCAGGCGCCGGTAGAGCGGGCCGCCGGCCGGTGGGCGTTCCTCGGCGTACTCCGGCATCTCGCCGCCGATCATGGTGATCATGCCGGCCAGCCCAGGATCGCGCGTAGCTCGGCCGGCCCGGCCAGGTGACCGTCGCCGAGCTCGGCCAGCGCGACGGCCCGGGCCCGGTCCGGGTCCGGCCCGGTCCCGTGCAGCTCCGGCCACTCCCGGCGGATCCGCTCGGCGGTCGGGGTGTCCTCCCCGGCCAGGTACATCGGGTCGCCGTAGACGGCCGGGGCGCACCCGGCCACGGCGCCGTAGAGGATCGCGGTGCTCAGCCGGTTCGACGCCACCCGGCGGTGCCGGCGCAGCTCGGCGAGTTGCTTGTGGAGGAACCGGGCGTCGGTCTGCCGCCGCATGTAGCCGCGGTAGCCGTGGCAGACGACCCGGCCGGCGTGCTCGTAGGCGGCCCGGATCCGGTCGTCGCGGTACTCGTTCCAGTACAGGCAGAACGTGACCGGGCCGGTCTCGGTCGCCGTGATCTCGTCGATCAGGCGCAGGTGGTCGCCGCTGACCCGCTGGCCCTCCCAGCCGTGGAACGGGTACCAGATCGTGCCCTCGCGCTCGCCCTCGTCCACGCTGTCCGATTCGGATCGGAGCAGGTAGAGGAACGGTGCGCCGGTCACGGTGGCCAGCGGGCGGCCCATCGACCAGGCCCGGCGGCGGGTCCGCTCGGACCACACGAAGATCGGTGAGCCGGGCGCGTACGGCGTGCCGCCGCCCAGCCCGTCCACCACGTTCCAGCCGTGCTGGAGGTAGCCCTCGATCCGGGGCGGATCGTCCGGGTCCAGCCCGCAGTACCCGGCGAGCACCTGGGCGTGCCCGTAGAAGTGGTTCCCGTGGTGCACCCGCTAGCTCCCCAGGATCCCGCGCAGCGCCTCGACCACGCGGTCCTGGTCGCTGTCGGTGAGGTCGGCGAAGAGCGGCAGGGACAGCTCCTCGGCGTAGAAGGACTCGGCCACCGGGCACATGCCCCGCCGGTACCCGAGGTCCTCGAAGACCGGGTGCCAGTAGACCGGGATGTAGTTGACCTGCACCCCGATACCGGCGGCGCGCAACCGGTCGTACACCTCCCGGCGGCGGCCGTCCTTCACCCGTACCGGATAGAGGTGCCTGATCGGGTCCACTTCGGAACGCTGAGCCGGAAGACGCAGGCCGGGGACGTCGGCGAGAAGCTCGTCGTAGCGTGCCGTGAGGCGCGCACGGCGGGCCTTGAACCCGGCGAGCCGCCGCAGCTGGGCCGAACCCAGCGCGCAGAGCACGTCCGGCAGCCGGTAGTTGAGGCCGAACTCGTGCACCTCGTAGTGCCAGCTGCCCTCGTCGGGGCGGCGCAGTCGCTGCGGGTCGCGGATCGAGCCGACGGTCCGGAAGTCCCGCACCCGCTCCAGCAGCTCCGGCCGGGTCGAGGCGACCGCCCCGCCCTCGCCGGTGGTGAGGTTCTTGGTCGGGAAGAACGAGAACGTGGTCAGGTCGGCGAGCGTGCCGACCGGCCGTCCCCGGTAGGTCGACCCGATCGAATGCGCCGCGTCGCCGAGCAGGAACACCCCGGCGCTGTCGGTGATCTTGCGGAGCCGGTCGTAGTCGGCCGGCACACCGGCGTAGTCGACCGCCGAGATCACCCTGGTCCGCGACGTGACCGCGGCCTCGGCCGCGGCCGGGTCGAGGTTCGCGGTGTCCTCCTCGACGTCGGCGAAGACCACCGTCGCGCCGAGCATGGCGGCGCCCGAGGCGGTGGCCACGAACGTCATCGGCGTGGTGATCACCTCGTCGCCGGGGGTCAGGCCGGTCGCCGCGTAGGCCGCGTGCAGCGCCGTCGTCCCGTTGGTGACCGTCACGCACGGCGCCCCGGCGACCGCTTCGAGGTCGGCCTCGAACGCGGCGACCCGTGGCCCGGTGGTGAGCCAGTCGCTGCCCATCGCCGCGACGACCGCCGCCACGTCGGCGTCGTCGATCGACTGTCGTCCGTACGGCAGCATCAGTTCTCCGCGAGCAGTTCGCGCATCTCGTCGACCGAGAGCCAGAGGTCGTTGTTGTCCGAGCGGTAGTTGAAGCCGTCGGCCACCTCCTCGCCACCCTCGGGCGTCTTGTAGCCCCAGCTGGCGACCACCGGCTGGACCACGTACCGGTCCTTGAAGCGCAGCGTGCGGCGGCTGTCGTCGGCGGCGATCATCTCCTCGTGCAGCTTCTCGCCGGGCCGCATCCCCATCTCGTGGGTGGGCGCGCCGGGGGCGACCGCCTCGACCAGGTCCATGATCCGCATGCTCGGGATCCGCGGGACGTAGAGTTCGCCGCCCTGCATCACGTCGAACGAGTCGACGACGAACTTCACCGCCTGGTCCAGCGTGATCCAGAACCGGGTCATCCGCTTGTCGGTGATCGGCAGGCTCCGGCCCTCGGCGGCCAGTTTCCGGAAGAACGGGACCACCGAGCCGCGGCTGCCCATCACGTTGCCGTAGCGGACCACGGCCATCCGGGTCGGGTGGGTGGCGGCGTAGTGGTTGCCGGCGATCACGATCTTGTCGGCGGCCAGCTTGGTGGCGCCGTACAGGTTGATCGGGCTGGACGCCTTGTCGGTGGAGAGCGCCACGACCTTCTTGACCTCGGCGTTGATGGCCGCGTCGATGACGTTCTGGGTGCCGTTGATGTTCGTGGCGACGAACTCCGACGGGTTGTACTCGGCGGTGTCGACCTGCTTGAGGGCGGCCGCGTGCACCACGTAGTCGATCCCGTGCATGGCCCGGGCGAGACGCTTCTCGTCCCGGATGTCACCGATGAAGAAGCGCAGGCGCGGGTCGTCGCCGAACATCTGGCGGACCTCGTACTGCTTCAGCTCGTCGCGGGAGAACACCACGATCCGGTGCGGGTCGAGGTGGGTCAGCGCGTACCTGAGGAATTCCTTGCCGAAGGAACCGGTGGAGCCGGTGACAAGGATCGAGGAGCCGGCGATTTCAGACAAGGTTCTCTCCGGGGGATCAGGGAAGGCCGGTACGAGGCGGAAGCATAACCAGCCCGGAGCGCAATTCCCGGGGAGCGGGAAAATGCTGCGATCAGTTCATTTCCAGTTCAGCCTGGATTGGTCGTGGCGACCGGGAACCTGCGGGATCGTGGGTTTCCTCTGAACACCCCACCCTGGAGTTATCTCGTGACTGAGCTGCAGAGACTACGCGAGGCGTTTCGTACCGCCCTCGATCTTCCGGCGGACGCGCCCGTGGACGACCTGAGTTACCAGGACGACGAGAAGTGGGATTCGCTGGCGCACATGTCACTCGTCGCGACGATCGAAGATGAATTCTCGGTAATGATTGACACGGATGACGTCATCAATATGTCAAGCTTTGCCGAGGCCGTGAAAATTCTTGGTAAATACGGGGTGGACGTCAAGTGAGTGCCGCCCTGGTCACCGGGGCGTCGCGCGGAATCGGCCGGGCCACCGCGCACCGCCTCGCCGAACGGGGATACGACCTGGTCCTGCACGGCCACCACGAGGCCGGCGTCGCCGACACCGCCGCCGAGCTGGCCGGGAAGTTCGGGGTCACGGTCGTGCACGCGGCCGGCGACATCGCCGACCCGGCCACCAGCAAGGCCCTGGCCCGGCTGGCCTTCGAGACGTTCAAACGGCTCGACGCCCTGGTCGTCAACGCCGGGACACACGCCGCCGGGATGCTCGGCATGACCGCGGACGACACCATCGGGCGGCTCTTCGCGGTGAACGCGGCCGGCGCGGTCCACACCCTCCAGAACTCGGTCCGGCTGCTGGCCCGCGGCGAGAACCCGGCCGTGGTGCTGACCGCCTCGATCACCGGCACCCAGGGGGCGGCCGGGCAGGCCGTCTACGCCGCCTCCAAGGCCGCCGTCGCCGGGCTCACCAGATCCGCCGCCAAGGAACTCGGGCCGCGCGGCATCCGGGTCAACGCGGTGGCGCCCGGCTTCATCGCCACCGACATG includes these proteins:
- a CDS encoding NADPH:quinone reductase: MRAAVFPETGPASVLRLVDRDLPLAAAGEVRVRIVLSAVNPTDTGTRAGRGVPDGVAPPRVPNQDGAGVVDALGEGVSDLEPGDRVWVWDAGYGRANGTAQEYLVLPRHQVVRMNDDVPFEVGADLGIPALTAHRCLTLVADGPARLAPGALDGRTVLVAGGAGAVGNAAIQLAKWAGATVLTTVSSKEKAALALAAGADAVIDYREEDVAARVRELSPGGPHVIVEVNTANLDLDLDVIAPGGNIAIYVGGKFSVPSFKAMLKNVSLDFVLTYTTSPEEKANAVAAVAEAANAGAFRVGEEAGLPIIRFPLDRVAEAHEAVENHAVGKVVIEVTAP
- a CDS encoding cytidylyltransferase domain-containing protein gives rise to the protein MTTLGIIQARMGSTRLPGKVLRHLGGRTVLDRVVRAARESGVLDDLVVATTVEPDDDAVAAECAAIGVDCYRGPVDDVLTRFLGVLETRSAEHVMRFTADCPLLDPRLVARAYRVFEAAGADYLTTSITRTLPRGLDVEVVRAAVLKEIDKLAYDHHRTHVTSYVYTHPAEFDVIGLTVLPDLSHLRLTLDTEDDWRLIEAIVDHFGDAPTSVSSIATWLGNRPELAELNAHVRQKELEQA
- a CDS encoding PseG/SpsG family protein, producing the protein MTSIGIRCDAGPRTGVGHLVRCVALAEELTARGVDVHFLSDLGGLEWAAAQLDQRGLPWHPAPYDEVGLVAAAERLNLDALVVDSYTLPPSHSRAVRRTGRTVLAIVDGDPRGQDADIYVDQNLDAALDIGDVRLAGLDYALLRASVRRLRPSAAPVHSNARTPKVVAFFGGTDAYRAAPQVARLLAWTAAPFDATVIAADDGLRTELLAVRPGEGQTLHVIEPTDRLPELLADADLVVSASGTSTWELLCLGRAAALVWVVDNQIRGYERTVARGYAAGLGRLGELGGEAVTTLRRLLLNPGDRTALAVHGWAAVDGRGVERVADSLLRERSPR
- a CDS encoding acyl carrier protein; its protein translation is MTELQRLREAFRTALDLPADAPVDDLSYQDDEKWDSLAHMSLVATIEDEFSVMIDTDDVINMSSFAEAVKILGKYGVDVK
- a CDS encoding SDR family NAD(P)-dependent oxidoreductase, whose product is MSAALVTGASRGIGRATAHRLAERGYDLVLHGHHEAGVADTAAELAGKFGVTVVHAAGDIADPATSKALARLAFETFKRLDALVVNAGTHAAGMLGMTADDTIGRLFAVNAAGAVHTLQNSVRLLARGENPAVVLTASITGTQGAAGQAVYAASKAAVAGLTRSAAKELGPRGIRVNAVAPGFIATDMLDTLDEAGRAERIANTALGRLGAAEDVADVIVFLLSEQARFVTGQVIGVDGGLTL
- a CDS encoding DegT/DnrJ/EryC1/StrS family aminotransferase is translated as MLPYGRQSIDDADVAAVVAAMGSDWLTTGPRVAAFEADLEAVAGAPCVTVTNGTTALHAAYAATGLTPGDEVITTPMTFVATASGAAMLGATVVFADVEEDTANLDPAAAEAAVTSRTRVISAVDYAGVPADYDRLRKITDSAGVFLLGDAAHSIGSTYRGRPVGTLADLTTFSFFPTKNLTTGEGGAVASTRPELLERVRDFRTVGSIRDPQRLRRPDEGSWHYEVHEFGLNYRLPDVLCALGSAQLRRLAGFKARRARLTARYDELLADVPGLRLPAQRSEVDPIRHLYPVRVKDGRRREVYDRLRAAGIGVQVNYIPVYWHPVFEDLGYRRGMCPVAESFYAEELSLPLFADLTDSDQDRVVEALRGILGS
- the pseB gene encoding UDP-N-acetylglucosamine 4,6-dehydratase (inverting) — its product is MSEIAGSSILVTGSTGSFGKEFLRYALTHLDPHRIVVFSRDELKQYEVRQMFGDDPRLRFFIGDIRDEKRLARAMHGIDYVVHAAALKQVDTAEYNPSEFVATNINGTQNVIDAAINAEVKKVVALSTDKASSPINLYGATKLAADKIVIAGNHYAATHPTRMAVVRYGNVMGSRGSVVPFFRKLAAEGRSLPITDKRMTRFWITLDQAVKFVVDSFDVMQGGELYVPRIPSMRIMDLVEAVAPGAPTHEMGMRPGEKLHEEMIAADDSRRTLRFKDRYVVQPVVASWGYKTPEGGEEVADGFNYRSDNNDLWLSVDEMRELLAEN